One Streptobacillus felis genomic region harbors:
- a CDS encoding ABC transporter ATP-binding protein codes for MIDIQNVIKIYKNGNLSLKVLKGLNLEIKEGEYVSLMGPSGSGKSTFLNILGCLDNLTEGKYILNGIDVSNMSDDELSKVRNEMIGFVFQAYNLLPKLTALENVELPAMYNGINKKERRERAIKLLENVGLGDRIHHKPIEMSGGQKQRVAIARALINNPKIIFADEPTGNLDSKSGEEILKIFRDLNDKGVTILMVTHEEDVAEHTKRIIRLKDGVIYSDDTVLERKG; via the coding sequence ATGATAGATATACAAAATGTTATAAAAATATATAAAAATGGTAATCTATCTCTAAAAGTATTAAAAGGTTTAAACCTTGAAATAAAAGAAGGAGAATATGTATCTTTAATGGGGCCTTCCGGAAGTGGAAAATCAACATTTTTAAATATTTTAGGTTGTCTTGATAATTTAACTGAAGGAAAATATATTTTAAATGGAATAGATGTTTCAAATATGTCAGATGACGAATTATCAAAAGTTAGAAATGAAATGATAGGTTTTGTATTCCAAGCATATAATTTATTACCTAAATTAACAGCTTTAGAAAATGTTGAACTTCCTGCTATGTATAATGGAATTAATAAGAAAGAAAGAAGAGAAAGAGCTATAAAATTACTTGAAAATGTTGGACTTGGAGATAGAATACACCATAAACCTATAGAAATGTCAGGTGGTCAAAAACAAAGAGTTGCTATAGCAAGAGCTCTTATTAATAATCCTAAAATAATATTTGCAGATGAACCAACAGGAAATCTAGATTCAAAATCTGGAGAAGAAATTCTAAAAATATTTAGAGATTTAAACGATAAAGGTGTTACTATTTTAATGGTAACTCATGAAGAAGATGTTGCAGAACATACAAAAAGAATAATAAGATTAAAAGACGGAGTAATTTATTCAGATGATACCGTTTTAGAAAGAAAGGGATAA
- a CDS encoding TolC family protein — MKKFILLLSLFTYVYSSELSEFEKKHIQTNIAEELNVAKKNKTKKLLGSLYMPKITPSFDTGYTLSLNDQNEYTHNYNVNTSLNVEYGPLTYNIGVDLKDKEISSHSIGLSATINNYTYDFINESNIDYEIEKHNIHSKNKEKVESILNLYSRYILKKYELDIINEELNKLSSDEVVIKKQYERGLISKNEYISFKDNLEIAKLNLEISKDEFDILKLEIKENKIDITKLPEFKFKFLDREEINKNVISHNNIKDLEISKKEIEYQKYISTNVIPTVTVSSNYDILNKNFGINLNISKLIDFSENEINVLNEKKKEINELKEDSKIYLEKNLLLKNNEYARLKLSYKQAIKSLENYKRELQTMEVKYRQGNESYLKLVEKRKDIKNLKLNLKKIEIDFSIFEWKINGE; from the coding sequence ATGAAAAAATTTATCTTATTATTATCACTTTTCACATATGTCTATTCTAGTGAATTAAGTGAATTTGAAAAAAAACATATACAAACAAATATTGCTGAAGAATTAAATGTAGCTAAGAAGAATAAAACAAAAAAACTACTTGGTAGCTTATACATGCCAAAAATTACACCTAGTTTTGATACTGGATATACCTTAAGTTTAAATGATCAAAACGAATATACACATAACTATAATGTAAATACAAGCCTAAATGTTGAATATGGTCCTTTAACATATAATATAGGGGTTGATTTAAAAGATAAGGAAATAAGTTCTCATTCTATAGGCCTTAGTGCAACAATAAATAATTATACTTATGATTTCATAAATGAAAGTAATATAGATTATGAAATAGAAAAACATAATATTCATTCAAAGAACAAGGAAAAGGTAGAATCTATACTAAATCTTTATTCAAGATATATACTAAAAAAATATGAACTAGATATAATAAATGAAGAATTAAATAAACTTTCAAGTGATGAAGTTGTAATAAAAAAACAATATGAAAGAGGACTAATATCTAAAAATGAATATATTAGTTTTAAAGACAATTTAGAGATTGCAAAACTTAATCTTGAAATTTCAAAAGATGAATTTGATATACTAAAACTTGAAATTAAGGAAAATAAGATAGATATTACAAAATTACCTGAGTTTAAATTTAAATTCTTAGATAGGGAAGAAATAAATAAAAACGTAATATCTCATAATAACATTAAGGATCTTGAAATATCTAAGAAGGAAATAGAATATCAAAAATATATTTCTACTAATGTAATACCAACAGTTACAGTATCTTCAAATTACGATATACTGAATAAGAACTTTGGAATTAATCTTAACATTTCAAAATTAATAGATTTTTCTGAAAATGAAATTAATGTATTAAATGAAAAGAAGAAGGAAATAAACGAACTAAAAGAAGATAGTAAAATATATTTAGAAAAAAATCTACTACTAAAAAATAATGAATATGCTAGATTAAAACTTTCATATAAGCAGGCAATAAAATCTCTTGAAAATTACAAAAGAGAATTACAAACTATGGAAGTTAAATATAGACAGGGTAATGAAAGTTATTTAAAATTAGTTGAAAAAAGAAAAGACATTAAAAATTTAAAACTTAATCTGAAAAAAATTGAAATAGATTTTTCAATTTTTGAGTGGAAAATAAATGGAGAGTAA
- a CDS encoding efflux RND transporter periplasmic adaptor subunit: MKKGIYILIILILIGFGAYKFKNNITNENFTEINEVTRENLVFGYNFNGSVVSKKEVLIYSNLEGEVRKINFRLGDEVEKGDILAELDESSLLEVNNSITKARLNLSKVNKKYRDTLELYNIGSVPKSELDDARDNLTITNLEYNELIAKSKDISNKIKSPVSGTIIEFNVEENFKIDPSKPLYKIVDTENLKIVAEVPNSKVNRFKVGDEVAISSQSLIDDTKIIGKIDEIARISTKSEKYNDNVTKVSINLEPNSPLKPGDIVDMEIVFAKLDNILVVNYTDVMIDDNGDKYVYALDKSNRVKKVSVETGINNSIKYEIKSGLSEGDRIINNLDQRYKEGDIIR, encoded by the coding sequence ATGAAAAAAGGTATATATATATTAATAATTTTAATATTAATAGGTTTTGGAGCATATAAATTTAAAAATAATATAACTAATGAAAACTTTACAGAAATTAATGAAGTAACAAGAGAAAATTTAGTTTTTGGATATAATTTTAACGGGTCTGTTGTAAGTAAAAAAGAAGTATTAATTTATTCTAATCTTGAAGGAGAAGTTAGAAAAATAAATTTCAGATTAGGAGATGAAGTTGAAAAGGGCGATATACTAGCAGAATTAGATGAGAGTTCTCTTCTTGAAGTTAACAATAGCATAACTAAAGCAAGACTAAACTTAAGTAAGGTAAATAAAAAATATAGAGATACTCTTGAACTATACAACATAGGATCTGTTCCTAAATCAGAATTAGATGATGCAAGAGATAATTTAACTATAACAAATTTAGAATACAATGAATTAATTGCAAAAAGTAAGGATATTTCAAATAAAATAAAATCTCCTGTTTCAGGAACTATCATAGAATTTAATGTAGAAGAAAATTTTAAAATAGATCCTTCTAAACCACTATATAAAATAGTTGATACAGAAAATTTAAAAATAGTTGCTGAAGTACCTAATTCAAAGGTTAATAGATTTAAGGTTGGGGATGAAGTAGCAATAAGTTCACAGTCTTTAATAGATGATACAAAAATAATTGGTAAGATAGATGAAATAGCAAGAATATCAACTAAGAGTGAAAAATACAATGATAATGTTACTAAAGTAAGTATAAATTTAGAACCTAACTCACCATTAAAACCTGGTGATATAGTAGACATGGAAATTGTTTTTGCCAAATTAGATAATATATTAGTTGTTAATTATACTGACGTAATGATAGATGATAATGGAGATAAATATGTTTATGCACTAGATAAATCTAATAGAGTTAAAAAAGTTTCAGTAGAAACTGGTATCAATAATAGCATAAAATATGAAATAAAATCTGGACTATCTGAAGGGGATAGAATAATAAATAATTTAGACCAAAGATATAAAGAAGGGGACATCATAAGATGA
- a CDS encoding ABC transporter permease — METLELFLLSIKSLFGFKMRTFLTTLGIIVGIGSVILISSLGAGFENSLLGDFKKSLGKVVLVSVDEGSEFEINRDMLFIKDDLISISQISNVESAFISNEVTGEDTKNGEIHKINYLDENGIKGLGVEITYGRNISKEEHENKADVALLSRYDAIRLFGSEKRAIGKRIKTKTFDNAGTIFSLTVVGTFKDVDEKFRALFSNVEYKSLIAPLSQINIDRSRNIYVKFKDETIMKNTIDVVKEHLMNKSNGNDIYILEPLSKDMTIVTDMLGKISIFISLIAGISLVVGGIGVMNIMLVSVSERISEIGLRKAIGAKNRDILLQFLIESIILTLLGGVIGVVLGYVISLGIGLFFGVLPILKLSTLLISTLISVFIGIIFGIYPAKKAAKLSPMEALRSE, encoded by the coding sequence ATGGAAACATTGGAACTATTTCTATTATCTATAAAAAGTTTATTTGGATTTAAAATGAGAACCTTTTTAACAACTTTAGGTATCATAGTCGGTATAGGATCTGTTATACTAATTTCATCTTTAGGTGCAGGATTTGAAAATTCACTATTAGGTGATTTTAAAAAAAGTCTAGGTAAAGTTGTACTTGTTTCAGTAGATGAAGGTTCAGAATTTGAAATTAATAGAGATATGCTTTTCATAAAAGATGATTTAATAAGTATATCACAAATTAGTAATGTTGAAAGTGCTTTCATATCTAATGAGGTAACAGGTGAAGATACTAAAAATGGTGAGATTCATAAAATAAATTACCTTGATGAAAACGGAATAAAAGGACTAGGGGTAGAGATAACATATGGTAGAAATATTTCTAAAGAAGAGCACGAAAATAAGGCTGATGTAGCTCTATTAAGTAGATACGATGCCATAAGATTATTTGGAAGTGAAAAAAGAGCTATAGGTAAGAGAATAAAAACAAAAACTTTTGATAATGCGGGAACTATATTTTCTTTAACTGTAGTTGGAACTTTCAAAGATGTAGATGAAAAATTTAGAGCACTATTTAGTAATGTAGAATATAAGTCACTTATAGCTCCATTAAGTCAAATAAATATAGATAGATCAAGAAATATTTATGTTAAATTTAAAGATGAAACTATAATGAAAAATACTATAGATGTAGTAAAAGAGCATTTAATGAATAAATCTAATGGTAATGATATTTACATTTTAGAACCACTTAGTAAGGATATGACTATTGTAACTGATATGCTTGGAAAAATTTCAATTTTCATTTCACTTATAGCAGGGATATCTTTAGTAGTTGGTGGTATAGGTGTTATGAATATTATGCTTGTATCAGTTAGTGAAAGAATTTCAGAAATAGGATTGAGAAAGGCTATAGGTGCTAAAAATAGAGATATCTTATTACAATTTTTAATAGAATCCATAATCTTAACTCTATTAGGAGGAGTTATAGGGGTAGTTTTAGGATATGTTATTTCATTAGGTATAGGTCTATTTTTCGGTGTATTACCTATACTAAAATTATCTACTTTATTAATTTCTACTTTAATTTCAGTATTCATAGGTATAATATTTGGAATTTATCCTGCTAAAAAAGCAGCTAAATTATCACCTATGGAAGCACTTAGATCAGAATAA